One genomic segment of Rhinolophus sinicus isolate RSC01 linkage group LG11, ASM3656204v1, whole genome shotgun sequence includes these proteins:
- the CPA1 gene encoding carboxypeptidase A1, whose amino-acid sequence MTFPTSCSMRGLLILSVLLGAVLGKEDFVGHQVLRISAADEAQVQKVTELEYLEHLQLDFWRGPAQPDSPIDVRVPFSSVQAVKVFLEAHGIDYTIMIEDLQSLLDEEQEQMFAFQARASSTDTFSYATYHPLDEIYGFMDMLVAEHPQLVSKLKIGSTYEGRPIYVLKFSTGGNNRPAIWIDTGIHSREWVTQASGIWFAKKITQDYGQDPALTSILDNMDIFLEIVTNPDGFVFTHTKNRLWRKTRSITPGSSCIGVDPNRNWDAGFGKAGASNNPCSETYHGKFANSETEVKSIVDFVKSHGNIKAFISIHSYSQLLLYPYGYTTDPAPDHNELDELAKSAVTALASLYGTKFKYGSIIKAIYRASGGTIDWTYNQGIKYSYTFELRDTGRYGFLLPASQIIPTAQETWLALKTIMEHTMNHPY is encoded by the exons ATGACCTTCCCAACTAGCTGCAGCATGAGGGGGCTACTGATTTTGAGTGTGCTGCTGGGGGCCGTCCTTGGCAAAGAGGACTTTGTGGG GCACCAGGTGCTCCGCATCTCTGCTGCTGATGAAGCCCAGGTCCAGAAGGTGACGGAACTGGAGTATCTGGAGCACCTGCAG CTGGACTTCTGGAGGGGCCCTGCCCAGCCTGACTCCCCCATCGATGTCCGAGTGCCGTTCTCCAGCGTCCAGGCCGTTAAAGTCTTCCTGGAGGCCCATGGCATCGACTACACGATCATGATTGAGGATTTGCAGTCACTGCTGGACGAGGAGCAGGAGCAGATGTTCGCCTTCCAGGCTCGGGCCAGCTCCACCGACACCTTCAGCTATGCCACTTACCACCCCCTGGATGAG ATCTATGGCTTCATGGACATGCTAGTGGCTGAGCACCCACAGCTTGTCAGCAAGCTCAAGATTGGCAGCACCTACGAAGGCCGTCCTATCTACGTGCTGAAG TTCAGCACTGGGGGAAATAACCGTCCTGCCATCTGGATCGACACAGGCATTCATTCCCGGGAGTGGGTCACCCAGGCCAGTGGGATCTGGTTTGCAAAGAAG ATCACACAAGACTATGGCCAGGACCCCGCTCTCACCTCCATTCTTGACAACATGGACATCTTCCTGGAGATTGTCACCAACCCTGATGGCTTTGTCTTCACCCATACCAAG AACCGCCTGTGGCGCAAGACTCGATCGATCACACCTGGCTCCTCCTGTATCGGCGTGGACCCCAACCGGAACTGGGATGCCGGCTTTGGGA AGGCGGGAGCCAGCAACAACCCCTGCTCAGAGACTTACCATGGCAAGTTTGCCAATTCTGAAACGGAGGTCAAGTCCATCGTGGACTTTGTGAAGAGCCACGGGAACATCAAGGCCTTCATCTCCATCCACAGCTACTCCCAGCTCCTCCTGTATCCCTACGGCTACACAACAGACCCAGCCCCTGACCACAATGAGCTG GATGAGCTGGCCAAGTCTGCTGTGACCGCCCTGGCCTCTCTGTATGGCACCAAGTTCAAGTACGGCAGCATCATCAAAGCAATCT ACCGAGCCAGTGGAGGCACCATTGACTGGACCTACAACCAGGGCATCAAGTACTCCTACACCTTCGAGCTCCGGGACACCGGGCGCTATGGCTTCCTGCTGCCAGCTTCCCAGATCATCCCCACGGCCCAGGAGACATGGCTGGCGCTGAAGACCATCATGGAGCACACCATGAACCACCCCTACTGA
- the CEP41 gene encoding centrosomal protein of 41 kDa isoform X2: MSARRHIGNPEYLTKRIPQNPKYQHVKSRLDTGNSMTKYIEKLEEIKKNYRYKKDELFKRLKVTTFAQLVIQVASLSDQTLEVTAEEIQRLEDNDSATSDPDAEITARTNGKGSPGEQSPSPVQFINSMGAGDSSRSTLQSVISGVGELDLDKGLVKKAEPNTKDKPYPDCPFLLLDVRDRDSYQQCHIVGAYSYPIATLSRTMNPYSNDILEYKNAHGKIIILYDDDERLASQAATTMCERGFENLFMLSGGLKVLAQKFPEGLITGSLPASCQQAVPPGSARKRSSPKVPLPLAENKWRFTPEDLKKIEYYLEEDQGPADDPSRLSQANASGRDSKVSGSRSGQSLPTGGPAGHPSPRSLVSGHLQGKPWK, from the exons GTAACAGTATGACTAAATACATTGAGAAGCTAGAAGAGATCAAAAAAA ATTATAGATACAAAAAAGATGAGCTTTTCAAGAGACTAAAAGTTACGACCTTTGCCCAGCTG gtCATCCAAGTTGCTTCCCTATCTGATCAAACGCTGGAAGTGACAGCTGAGGAGATTCAAAGGCTAGAAG ACAATGATTCTGCCACTTCAGACCCTGATGCTGAAATCACCGCCAGGACCAACGGGAAGGGGAGCCCCGGGGAGCAGTCACCGAGCCCCGTCCAGTTCATAAATAGCATGGGAGCTGGGGACTCCAGTCGCTCGACTCTCCAGAG CGTCATCAGTGGTGTTGGGGAACTGGATCTAGACAAAGGGCTAGTGAAGAAAGCAGAGCCCAACACCAAAGACAAACCTTATCCCGACTGCCCCTTCCTGCTACTAGATGTGCGAGATAGAGATTCTTACCAGCAGTGCCACATTGTTGGAG cTTACAGTTACCCAATTGCGACTCTGTCTAGAACAATGAACCCTTATTCAAATGATATTCTTGAATAT AAAAATGCCCATGGCAAGATCATCATTCTCTATGACGACGATGAGAGGCTGGCCAGCCAGGCGGCCACCACCATGTGTGAGCGGGGGTTTGAAAACCTCTTCATGCTTTCCGGAG GTCTAAAGGTCTTAGCTCAGAAATTCCCAGAAGGACTGATTACGGGTTCCCTGCCAGCGTCTTGCCAGCAAGCCGTTCCTCCTGGTTCTGCCCGGAAACGATCCAGCCCCAAAGTGCCACTCCCACTGGCCGAGAATAAGTGGCGATTTACCCCAGAAGACCTAAAAAAGATAGAATATTACCTGGAAGAGGATCAAGGTCCTGCAGACGATCCCA GCCGGCTGAGCCAAGCTAATGCCTCCGGGAGAGACTCCAAGGTTTCAGGCAGCCGCAGCGGTCAGAGCCTGCCCACCGGGGGCCCTGCTGGCCACCCGAGCCCCCGCTCGCTCGTCAGTGGCCACCTGCAAGGCAAACCCTGGAAGTAA